In Magnolia sinica isolate HGM2019 chromosome 12, MsV1, whole genome shotgun sequence, a single genomic region encodes these proteins:
- the LOC131220077 gene encoding uncharacterized protein LOC131220077 yields the protein MIQTVYMMGLKADGGCLDVLLTFGAYSTARGMVISRLFIRFFWFGLSSVFVTYIYMKVLEEKITGTQILSIFGFIFLYWEFILAYAYFLLCYLNSQLVTPCQRCLISGHSFNFLSGFIRHFYDSKFDF from the exons atgatccaaaccgtttatatgatgggcctcaaagCAGATGGGG GCTGCTTGGATGTCCTGCTCACATTTGGGGCTTATTCAACAGCTAGAGGCATGGTGATCTCAAGGCTGTTTATTAGATTCTTTTGGTTTGGACTCAGTTCAGTATTTGTAACATATATCTACAT GAAGGTTCTGGAGGAAAAGATAACTGGAACTCAGATTCTTTCTATTTTTGGATTTATATTCTTGTATTGGGAGTTTATACTGGCATATGCGTATTTCTTGCTTTGCTACTTAAATTCCCAGCTTGTCACACCTTGTCAAAGATGTCTGATCAGTGGTCATTCTTTCAATTTTTTAAGTGGATTTATCAGGCACTTTTATGACtcaaaatttgatttttga